The sequence below is a genomic window from Cryobacterium arcticum.
AGTCGGCGAAGGTGAGGACGGCGCTGGCCACCCCGGCCTCCTCATCGAGGGCGTCGAGATAGGCGGCGATGCGCCGGTAGGAGCCGACGATGTGCGGGGAGTACCAGCAGGACCCCTGCAGGAACGCGGCCCGGTCCGGGTGGTCGAAGACCACCGGCGGCACGCCACCCTCCTGTCGTTTCAGGCCCACGTTCACGGCGGTTCCGGTGCGGTCGTTGCGGGCGGCCGCGGCGATGCCGGCCTGGGCGCCCAGGTCGACGCCGGCCATGTAGTGCTGTGCCTCGGCCACGGCTTCCTCGTCGGTCTCGGCCATGATGATGCCCAGCAGCACGGCGCTCTCACAGTGCCGGCCGAGCCGTGCGCAGCGCTCGGCGAGTCCGGCGGCGGCCTGGGCGAGTTCGTCGATGGGCCCGAGGATGAAGTTGACGTCGGCGTGGGCCGCCGCCACATCCAGGCTCGCGGGTGACTGGCCCGGCACGATCACGGTGACGCCGTGTTCGGGCGTGGGCTGCACGAGGCAGTCGTCAAGGGCGAAGAAGTCGCTCTGGTGGGTGAGCCGGCCGTGCTCCCAGAGCCCGCGCAGGATGCTGATGAACTCGGCGCTGTAGGCGTACCGGTCGGTGTAGTAGTCCTCGGAGGGCCACATGCCCATTTGCTCGTATTCGTAGCGGTTCCACCCGGCGACGATGTTCACGCCGAACCGGCCCGCGGAGGCGTCGTCGAGGGTGGCGCCGAGGCGGGCGACCATGGCCGGGTTCACCGAGGGCACCCCGACGGATGCCCAGAGTTTGATGGTGCTGGTCGCTTCGACCAGCGCGGCCATGAGCACCGTCGACTCCACCGCGTGGTTCCAGTAGTCGGTCTCCCCGCCGAAGCCGCGGTACTTCACCATGGAGAGGGCGAAATCGTAGCCGTGCTTCTCGGCATCCACCGTGATCTGCTTGTTCAGCGCGTAGGTCGGCTGATATTGCGGAGCGTTGGTCGAGTAGATGTAGCCGTTGTTGGCCGTGGGCAGGAACACTCCGCACTTCATCTCAGAACTCCACAAGGTGATCGCGGAGCGTCGTGCCGGAGTAGCCGTCGCGGATCAGGCCGCGGCGCCGCAGCGCCGGCGCCAAGCCGTCGGCGACCTCGGCCATGTTGCGGCGGGTGGTGGGCAGGTAGAGCAGGAAGCCGTCACCGCCGACCTCGTCCATGATCTCGCCCATCTTGGCGGCGACGGTGTCGGGGCTGCCGACGAGGCCGAGGTCGGTGATCTGGAAGGAGCTGGCGACGACGTCGCGCAGGGTCTTGCCCGCGCTGTCCTGGAAGATGGCCGCAACTGAACTGTGTTCGCCGTTCTGCCGGCTGAAGTCGATGTCGGACACCAGGGTGTCGGGATCGATGGCGCCGAAGTCGATACGGCCGCCGCTGGTGTACGACATGTTCCAGAGGTTGTACTCGATCGCGGCGTCACTCGCGCGGCCCGCGAGAGAGGCCGCGGCCAGGTCCCTGGCCTCCTGGTCGGTGGCGGCGATGACCGGGGTGACCAGGAACAGGAACTTGACCTTGTCGGGATCCCGGCCGTACGAGGCGACCCGGCGGCGCATGTCGGCGCGGTACTCCTTCATCTCCTCGACGGTCTTGCACATCGACATCATGGTGTCGTCGTAGCGGGCGGCCATGTCCCGGCCGGCCTCCGAGCCGCCGGCCGACGCCACCGGCGGGCGGCCCTGCGGACCAGGGATGGTGTTCAACGGTCCGCGGGAGGAGAAGTACTTGCCCACGAAGTCGATCGGTTCGACCTTGGTGTGGTCGGCGTAGATGCCGCTCTCCAGGTCGGCGAGAACCGCGCCGGGTTGCCAGGAGCCCTGCAGCTGCTGCACCACGTCCACCCATTCCTGCGCCATCAGGTAACGCTCGTCGTGGTCGAAGTGCTGCGCGAAACCGTAGTTCTGCGCCACCCGGTCGGTGACGCTGGTGACGACGTTCATGCCCACCCGGCCCTCGGTGAGGTGGTCGAGGGTGGTGAACAGCCGGGCGGCCAGGTAGGGCGGGTACTGGATAACCGAGGCGGTGGGGATGATGCCGATGTGCTTGGTGCGCTGGGTCATCAGCGGTACAAGCGGCATCGGGTCGTTCTTGGGGGCCATGAATCCGCGCCGCAGGCTGGTCTCCGCCGTGCCCTTGTAGCTGTCCTCGACCATGGCCGTGTCCTCGATGAGGATGTAGTCGAAGCCGGCCCGCTCCATCGAGGTGGCCAGGTCGACGTAGATGTCGGGCTTCATCCAGTCGGTGACGTTCGAGCCCACCCAGGGGCCGTCACCGCCCTTGGCATTCCAGGGCTGAATGCCGAAACCGTTGCCGAGAAACCAGCCGAGGTGGAACATGGGTGCCTCTTTCTGAAGGATGTCGTGGGGGAGCGGTGGGTGCAGCAGGTCAGCGGGCGGCGAGGCGCTCGCCGAAGGTTCCGGGGCCGTACCCGGTCTGGGCGAGGCCGCGGCGTTGCAGTTCGGGGACGAGGCCGTCGAGCACCTCGTCGAGGTAGTGCCGGCTGATCAGTCCGCCGCCGCCGTGGAAGAGCAGGAAGCCGTCGCCGCCGACGAATTCCATGGCCTCCTCCATCTGGTCGGCCACGGTCTGCGGGGTGCCGACGAGGCGGAGCGAGGTGGACTCGCCCTTGCCGGCCATGGCCTGCCGCAGGCTCGACCCGCGGGTGGCGGCCTTCATGGCATCCAGGATGCTCTGCGCCCCGTTGGTGGTGGCATCCTCGGGGATCGGCCGGTCGAGGTCGTACTGGGCGAAGTCGATCTCCGAGACGTTGGAGAGCTGCACCAGGCGGCGCAGGAAGTTGTCGCCGTCGGCCGAGTACATCCGGGCCTCCTTGGCCTCCGCCTCGGCGACGGTCTCGCCCAGGATCGGTGTGACCATGTAGAGCACCCGGCAGGAGTCGGGGTCGGTGCCGGCGCGCTCGAGTCGCTGGCGGATGCCGTCGCGGTACGCCTTCATGGCCGGCAGGCCGGTGGGCACCGACACGATCAGGTCGGCCCAGCGGGCTGCGAAGTCCATCCCGGCGGAGGAGCCCCCGGCCTGGCACAGCACGGGGCGGCGTTGCACCGGCGGCAGGGCGGACGGGGCCGCAGCCGCGTAGTAGTCGCCGTCGAAGGCGACCCCGTCGGCGCCGGTCCAGAACTCGTCGACCAGGCTCACGTACTCCTCGGCACGGGCGTACCGCTCGTCGTGTTCCCAGAGGGTGTCGAGCCCGACGTTCTGCGCGGCCAGGTTCTCGAACGAGGTCACGATGTTCCAACCCGCCCGGCCGTCGCTGAGCTGGTCGAGGGTGGCCTGCAGCTGGGCGAGGCGGTGCGGCGGGTACAGGCTGGTGCTCATCGTGGTGACGATGCCGAGCCGCTCGGTGGCCTGGGAGATGGCCGCGGCCAGGGGCAGCGGGTCGTGCTTGGGCGCCTTGGTCGTGGCTTTGAATTCGGCCGTCATGCTGCTGCCGAAGTTCTCCGGAACCACGCTGGAGTCTTCCAGCATCACCAGGTCGATCGAGGCCCGCTCCAGGGCACGGGCCATGTCGACGTAGAACTCGCCGTCGGTCCAGCCGGTGGGGGTGCTGCCGGCCCACGGCCGGTTCCAGGCCGTGGGCATGTAGTTCATGAACCAGCCCAGGACCATCCGGCGACGCTCGTCGTGGCTGGTGGTCGGGGGAGTGGGCTCGGCGTTCATGCGGGGTCCTCCGTCGTGGCCGAAGCTGTGCGTGCAGGGGCTGTGCGTGCAGGTGCTGTGCGTGCGCGGGCCGTGGTGGCCGGGGTCTGAGTGGGGTCGGCCCAGTCGAAGTCCGGAGCGGGCAGGCCCAGGCGCTCGCGCAGCAGCCCGCCGCGGCCGCGGTGCGGCAGCAGGCCCGGCAGCACCGTGTGCACGACCTGGCCGTAGAGCGCGGGGTCGTCGATGCCGGAGAACAGGTACCCGTCGGCCGTCGTCCGCGGCGGCGCGGTCGCCGCGGTACCGGTCAGTTCGAGGAGCACCGTGGCGGCGTGGAGCCTGGCCGCGGCGACATCCGCTTCAACGTTCACCACCAGCAGGTCGGCGGCGGCGCTCGCCGCGTCCGGATCCGTGGCGCCCTGCGGCCAGCGGGCCACGATGACCGGGCGGCCCTGCGGCGAGCGGGGCATGTTGAGCGGCCCGCGCACGGCAAAGAACTCCCCGCGGTGGTGCGGCACGTGCACGCGGGCCGGGTCGACGTACTGGCCGGCGTCCACGTCGGCAATGAGGGCGCCGGGCTCCCAGGAATTCCAGAGGGCGGCGGTGGCGGTGAGGTAGTCGGCCGCGGCGCGGTCGAGCTCAGCAGGGTCGGTGACGCCCGACGCGTTCCAGCGGGCGGTGTCGTCGGTGGAGGAGAAGGGGGCCGGCCCCGCGTCGACCAGCCAGCCCGCCCGGCCGCGGGTGAGCGCGTCCAGTGTGCCCAGCGCCCGGGCCGTGTGGAACGGCGGCTGCAGCCACGGCGACAGGGCGACGATCAGGCCGATCCGCGGCGCACGCCGGCTGGCGGCGCCGGCGAGCAGGATCGGGTCGGCGGCGGCCAGCGACTCGTGGGCGAGCAGCACGGCGTCGACGCCGGCGGCGTCCAGCTGGGCGATCGTGTCGAGGCGGCGGCGCAGGTCGCCGCCCGCGACGCTCCAGAACACCAGGGGCGAGGGCGTGGTGGGTTCAGCTGACGGCATGGGAACCTCCGAAGGGGGCCGGGGAGTCGGCCGGGGCCACCCTGCGCGGCACCGACGCGACCCGCTGGAGGAACCGAGCGTAGGGACCGGAGACGAGAGCCGGCTGCTGATCAAGCAGGTACGCTCCCGCGGCGAGTTCATGGAATTCGATGTCGCTCCGCGTGGCCAGCGTCGCGGCGGCATAGGGGTGCAGCACGTCGGCCACGCCGCTGAACAGCACGGCCGGGCAGGTGGTCGACGCCAGCTGGGCGCCGAGATCGGTGCGGAACACCGTGAGGTAGGCCTCGTGCCAGCGCTCGCCGGCAGCGAGCTTGTCGACGGTTTCACGCTGGCGTAGAGCGAGGTCGGGCGGGTACGCGAGCGGGTCGCCGTCGATGGTGGCGACCTGCCGCCAGACCGTGGCCAGGTGGCTGCCGGCCTCGTCGACGACCAGGCCGGTGACGGATGCCTCCCACTCGGCGCGCTCCGCGGCGGAGAGCACCAGCGGACCGATCATCGCCAGGCTCGACACGCGCTCCGGCGCCGCCGCGGCCACCGCGATGGCGATGGCCGCGCCGGTGTGGTGCCCGAGCAGGTGGAACGAGTCCGCGCCCAGCACATCCGCCGCCTCGAGCACGACCCGGGCCCAGTCGGCCACGTCGTACGGGCCGGCCGGCCGGTACGACATGCCGAAGCCCGGGGTGTCGAGTGCCACGAACCGGTGGGTGCGGCCCAGCTCTCCGGTGGCGAGTTCGCCGGCGAATTTCTCGAACATGACCGAGGACGCGGCGGTCTGGTGCAGCAGGAGCACCAGGGTCTCGCCCGCGCCGCACTCGCGCAGGTGGACCTGCCCGTCGGCGAGGTCGAGGTAGCCGCGGCGCATCAGCTGAACGAGTTGAGGTTGCCGAGCAGGGTGTCGTGCGCGTAGCTCGTGCGCAGCAGGCCGCGGCGCTGCAGGGCCGGGGCCACGCCATCCGTCATCTCGGCCACGTACTGCCGGCTGATCGGCTGGCCGTAGATGAGGAATCCGTCGCCGCCGACCTCCTGCATGAACTCGTCCATCTGGGCCGCGATGCCGTCGGGCGTGCCGACCATCTCGGTGGTCTGCACCCGCATGCCGCTGAAGCCCTCACGGATGGTCTTGCCGGCCAGCTGCTTGCGCCAGATCTCCAGGGTGCTCTGGTGGCCGTTCGTGGACACGTCGTCGGGGATCGGCTGGTCGGGGTCGTACGGCGAGAAGTCGATCTCCATGGTGGCCGCGAAGTGGGTCATCTGCACCTCGAAGTTGTGCTGCTTGCGTGCGTACCAGGCAGCGTTCTTCTCCTCGGCGTCGCGGGCGGTCTCGCCCACGATCGGGTACACCACGGAGAACACCTTGATCTCGTCGGGGTCGCGGCCGATCAGCGCGGCGCGGCGGCGGATGTCGTCGCGGTATTCCTTGGCGCCGGCGGCGCCGTTGGGGATGGCAAGGATGACATCGGCGTGTTTGGCGGCGAAGTCCCGGCCGCGCGGCGAGCCGCCGGCCTGGCAGATCACCGGGCGGCCGTTCGGGCCGGCCGGGATGTTGAGCGGGCCGCGGGTCTTGTAGTACTCGCCCTCGTAGTGCACGGGCTGAACCTTCTCGAAGTCGGCGTAGTAGCCGCTCTCGGCGTCGGCGAGGATGGCGCCTTCCCCCCACGAGCCCCAGAGCGCCTTCACCGCGGCCATGAACTCTTCGGCCATCTCGTAACGCAGGTCGTGCTCCGGCAGCTTGTCGAGGCCGAAGTTCTGGGCGGCCCGGTCTTCGCTGGAGGTGACGACGTTCCAGCCGACCCGGCCGCCGCTGAGGTTGTTGATCGTGGCGAACTGGCGGGCCAGCTGGTACGGGTGCGAGAAGGTGCTCGATGCGGTGGCGATGATGCCGATGTGCTTGGTGGCGCGGGCGAGCATGGCTGCAGCGACCACCGGGTCCATCTTGGGGGCGTACCGGGCGTGCTTGAGTTCGATCTCCGCGGTGCCCTGGTAGATGTCGGGCACCATGAGCGAGTCCTCGAGCATGATGAAGTCGAAACCGGCGCGTTCGAGGTTCTGCACCATGTCGACGTGGAAGTCGCCGTTGAACCAGGTGAGCGGGTCGTTACCGCGGTACGGGGTCTTCCATTCTGGGGCGGTGAGGTTGCCGAACCAGCCGAGGCGGAAGGGGTCTGCGGACATGGGTGTTCTCCTTGCGTATGGTGCGGGTAGACGGGGAAAGGTGTGGCGCCGGCCGGTCAGGCGGCGACGGAGATCTCGCTCGGTGCGGCCTCGCAGGCCTCGAGCAGGGCGTGCTCGGTGAGGCTGTCACGGCCCAGTTCGGCAATCACCTGGCCGTGGTGCAGCACGATCACCCGGTGGCAGATGGCCGCGAGCAGCTCGTGCTCACCCGAGAACACGACGACGGCGCTGCCGGCGGCGGCGGCCACCATGGCATCGTTCAGCAGGGCCTTCGCCGCGCCGGGGTCGACGCCCTGGGTGGGTTCGTCGAGCAGCAGCACCCCGGGCTCCAGCTGGAGCCACTTGGCGAAGACCACCTTCTGTTGGTTGCCGCCGCTGAACCCGGCCATGGCGTAGTCGGGCCGGTTGGGCGACACGTCGACCTGGCCCATCAGCTCGAACGCGCGTTGCTGCACGGCCTTGGTGCGGATGCCGAACAGGCCGAAGAACCGGTCGATCACGGGCAGGGTCACGTTCTCCTCCGCGGTGCCGGCGATCCAGACGCCGTCACGCAGCCGGTTGCCTGGCACGAGGGCGACGCCCGCACGGATGGCCGCGGTCGGGGAGGCGAACCGGGCCGGTGCGCCGTCGACCTCGATGCGCCCAGCGGTGGGGGAGTCTTCGCCGAAGAGCAGGAACGGCAGCTCTTCCTGGCCCATCCCGGCCAGCCCGGTGACGCCGACGACCTCGCCGGCGTGTGCGCTGAAGCTCACCTGCGACACCCGCTCGCCGCTGAGGCCGTCGACCATGAGGCGGGCGGGGCCGCCCGTGAAGGCCGGCGGGGTGGGAAAAAAGTCGTCCATCCGGCGGCCGAGCATGTGCGCGACGAGCTCGGCGCGGCTGGTCTCGCTCACCTTCACCTCGACGATGTCCCGGCCGGCGCGCATGACCGTGGCACGGTCGCAGACCTCCATCACCTCGGAGAGCCGGTGGCTGACGAAGACCACCCCGGCGCCGAGGTCGGCGACCCGGCGCATCAGGTCGAGCAGACGCGCGGCTTCGGGCTTGGACAGGGCGGCGGTGGGTTCGTCGAGGATGAAGAGCTGCTCGGTGCTGTCACCGTCCATCAGGCGCATGGCGCGGGCCACCGCGAGCAGTGCCCGCTCGGCCGGGCTGAGGGTGGAGACCTCGGCGTCGAGGTCGAATTCGACGCCCAGGCGGTGCATCAGGTCGGTGTAGATGGCACGTTCCTTCTTCACGTTGACCGGGCTGAGCAGGCGGGCGCCGTAGCGGGCGTTGATGCCGAGGTTCTCCAGCACGGTCATCGAGTCGACCAGGCCGATGTCCTGGTGGATCACGGCGATGCCGCGGGTATGCGGGTCGGTGGTGGGCATGTGCAGCGGGGAACCGAAGACCTCCACCTCGCCGGCGTCGGGGATGACGACCCCGGTCAGGCTCTTGATCAGGGTGCTCTTGCCGCAGCCGTTCTGGCCGAGCAGGGCGTGCACCTCGCCGGCACGCACCGTGAGCGACACGTCCGCCAGCGCGATGGCGCCGCCGTAGTGCTTGCTGAGGTTCCGCACGGACAGGGCGATGCGGGCATCCGTACCGGCCCGGCCGGCGGTGCGGGCGGTCATCGGGTGTGCCCGCCGCCGCGGCGGCTGCCGGCGAGTTTGGCCGCGGTGACGGCCACCATCAGGGCGACGCCGTAGAAGACGTTGGAGACCCAGGTCTGCGCGCCGAGCAGCTGCAGGGCGGTGATGCCCACCGTGAGCAGGTAGAGGGCGGCAACGGTGCCGAAGGCGTTGAACCGGCCGACCGCGATGGCGGTGGCGCCCAGGAACGCGGCGGCGAACGGCTGCAGCATGTACTGCGAGCCCACGCTCGGGTCCACGGCGCCGAAGTAGCCGATGAAGCAGACGCCGATGAAGGAGGCGAGGAGGCCCGACACGACGTAGGCGCCGGTGCGGATGCGGTTGACCGGCACCCCGGACAGTCGGGCGGCGTTGCGGTTGCCGCCGATGAAGAGGCTGTACCGGCCCAGCGGGGTGCGCTGGTAGACGTACCAGAGCACGATGACCAGGGCCCAGGCATACCAGCTGATCAGCGGGATTCCGAGTAGCTGGGAGCGGGAGAAGTTGACGAACTCGTCGGGGATGCCCGAGATGATGCGGCTGTTGGTGATCAGGTAGGCGAAGCCCGACAGCGCGGTGAACGAGCCGAGCGTCGCGACGAACGAGTCAACGCCCACCCGCACCACGAGGAGCGCGTTGATCAGCCCCACGGCCACGCCGAGGCCGAGGCCGACCAGCACGGCCAGGCCGGAGGGCACGCCCATCTTGGTGAGCTGGGCGACGAGGGCGCCGGTGGCGACCATGGTCTGCGCGACCGACAGGTCGAAGTCGCCCAGCCTCAGCACCACCGTGGCGGTGAGGCCGAGCAGCAGCACCAGCGACTGCGCGTTCACCATGGTGGTGAACAGGGACATGGTGCGGAACTGGGGGAAGACCGCCATGCAGATGAGCACGAGAACCAGCAGGCCGCCCACGAGCGCCCACCGTTCGGTGAAGCCGCCCCAGTTGAAGGGTTGGCGGGCCGGAGCGGTGAAGTCATGCTTCCCGAGGTCCGGTTCGGAGGTGCGGGTGGGGGTTGCCGTTGTCATGGAGTCACCTGTCAGTCCTGGGTGGTGCGCGGTCGTGCGGGGTTCGAAGGGAAAAACTGGAGGGGCTGGTGCCGGGCGGGCCGTGCGCACACGGCCCGCCCGGGGATTTCAGGCTGCGGGTCAGCCGGTCCAGGCGTCGGTGAAGGCGGTCTCGTAGTC
It includes:
- a CDS encoding LLM class flavin-dependent oxidoreductase; the protein is MKCGVFLPTANNGYIYSTNAPQYQPTYALNKQITVDAEKHGYDFALSMVKYRGFGGETDYWNHAVESTVLMAALVEATSTIKLWASVGVPSVNPAMVARLGATLDDASAGRFGVNIVAGWNRYEYEQMGMWPSEDYYTDRYAYSAEFISILRGLWEHGRLTHQSDFFALDDCLVQPTPEHGVTVIVPGQSPASLDVAAAHADVNFILGPIDELAQAAAGLAERCARLGRHCESAVLLGIIMAETDEEAVAEAQHYMAGVDLGAQAGIAAAARNDRTGTAVNVGLKRQEGGVPPVVFDHPDRAAFLQGSCWYSPHIVGSYRRIAAYLDALDEEAGVASAVLTFADYTTDVVRFAEKVMPLMHTYQAPAR
- a CDS encoding NtaA/DmoA family FMN-dependent monooxygenase (This protein belongs to a clade of FMN-dependent monooxygenases, within a broader family of flavin-dependent oxidoreductases, the luciferase-like monooxygenase (LMM) family, some of whose members use coenzyme F420 rather than FMN.): MFHLGWFLGNGFGIQPWNAKGGDGPWVGSNVTDWMKPDIYVDLATSMERAGFDYILIEDTAMVEDSYKGTAETSLRRGFMAPKNDPMPLVPLMTQRTKHIGIIPTASVIQYPPYLAARLFTTLDHLTEGRVGMNVVTSVTDRVAQNYGFAQHFDHDERYLMAQEWVDVVQQLQGSWQPGAVLADLESGIYADHTKVEPIDFVGKYFSSRGPLNTIPGPQGRPPVASAGGSEAGRDMAARYDDTMMSMCKTVEEMKEYRADMRRRVASYGRDPDKVKFLFLVTPVIAATDQEARDLAAASLAGRASDAAIEYNLWNMSYTSGGRIDFGAIDPDTLVSDIDFSRQNGEHSSVAAIFQDSAGKTLRDVVASSFQITDLGLVGSPDTVAAKMGEIMDEVGGDGFLLYLPTTRRNMAEVADGLAPALRRRGLIRDGYSGTTLRDHLVEF
- a CDS encoding LLM class flavin-dependent oxidoreductase, which gives rise to MNAEPTPPTTSHDERRRMVLGWFMNYMPTAWNRPWAGSTPTGWTDGEFYVDMARALERASIDLVMLEDSSVVPENFGSSMTAEFKATTKAPKHDPLPLAAAISQATERLGIVTTMSTSLYPPHRLAQLQATLDQLSDGRAGWNIVTSFENLAAQNVGLDTLWEHDERYARAEEYVSLVDEFWTGADGVAFDGDYYAAAAPSALPPVQRRPVLCQAGGSSAGMDFAARWADLIVSVPTGLPAMKAYRDGIRQRLERAGTDPDSCRVLYMVTPILGETVAEAEAKEARMYSADGDNFLRRLVQLSNVSEIDFAQYDLDRPIPEDATTNGAQSILDAMKAATRGSSLRQAMAGKGESTSLRLVGTPQTVADQMEEAMEFVGGDGFLLFHGGGGLISRHYLDEVLDGLVPELQRRGLAQTGYGPGTFGERLAAR
- a CDS encoding LLM class flavin-dependent oxidoreductase — encoded protein: MPSAEPTTPSPLVFWSVAGGDLRRRLDTIAQLDAAGVDAVLLAHESLAAADPILLAGAASRRAPRIGLIVALSPWLQPPFHTARALGTLDALTRGRAGWLVDAGPAPFSSTDDTARWNASGVTDPAELDRAAADYLTATAALWNSWEPGALIADVDAGQYVDPARVHVPHHRGEFFAVRGPLNMPRSPQGRPVIVARWPQGATDPDAASAAADLLVVNVEADVAAARLHAATVLLELTGTAATAPPRTTADGYLFSGIDDPALYGQVVHTVLPGLLPHRGRGGLLRERLGLPAPDFDWADPTQTPATTARARTAPARTAPARTASATTEDPA
- a CDS encoding alpha/beta fold hydrolase — its product is MRRGYLDLADGQVHLRECGAGETLVLLLHQTAASSVMFEKFAGELATGELGRTHRFVALDTPGFGMSYRPAGPYDVADWARVVLEAADVLGADSFHLLGHHTGAAIAIAVAAAAPERVSSLAMIGPLVLSAAERAEWEASVTGLVVDEAGSHLATVWRQVATIDGDPLAYPPDLALRQRETVDKLAAGERWHEAYLTVFRTDLGAQLASTTCPAVLFSGVADVLHPYAAATLATRSDIEFHELAAGAYLLDQQPALVSGPYARFLQRVASVPRRVAPADSPAPFGGSHAVS
- a CDS encoding NtaA/DmoA family FMN-dependent monooxygenase (This protein belongs to a clade of FMN-dependent monooxygenases, within a broader family of flavin-dependent oxidoreductases, the luciferase-like monooxygenase (LMM) family, some of whose members use coenzyme F420 rather than FMN.), giving the protein MSADPFRLGWFGNLTAPEWKTPYRGNDPLTWFNGDFHVDMVQNLERAGFDFIMLEDSLMVPDIYQGTAEIELKHARYAPKMDPVVAAAMLARATKHIGIIATASSTFSHPYQLARQFATINNLSGGRVGWNVVTSSEDRAAQNFGLDKLPEHDLRYEMAEEFMAAVKALWGSWGEGAILADAESGYYADFEKVQPVHYEGEYYKTRGPLNIPAGPNGRPVICQAGGSPRGRDFAAKHADVILAIPNGAAGAKEYRDDIRRRAALIGRDPDEIKVFSVVYPIVGETARDAEEKNAAWYARKQHNFEVQMTHFAATMEIDFSPYDPDQPIPDDVSTNGHQSTLEIWRKQLAGKTIREGFSGMRVQTTEMVGTPDGIAAQMDEFMQEVGGDGFLIYGQPISRQYVAEMTDGVAPALQRRGLLRTSYAHDTLLGNLNSFS
- a CDS encoding sugar ABC transporter ATP-binding protein; this encodes MTARTAGRAGTDARIALSVRNLSKHYGGAIALADVSLTVRAGEVHALLGQNGCGKSTLIKSLTGVVIPDAGEVEVFGSPLHMPTTDPHTRGIAVIHQDIGLVDSMTVLENLGINARYGARLLSPVNVKKERAIYTDLMHRLGVEFDLDAEVSTLSPAERALLAVARAMRLMDGDSTEQLFILDEPTAALSKPEAARLLDLMRRVADLGAGVVFVSHRLSEVMEVCDRATVMRAGRDIVEVKVSETSRAELVAHMLGRRMDDFFPTPPAFTGGPARLMVDGLSGERVSQVSFSAHAGEVVGVTGLAGMGQEELPFLLFGEDSPTAGRIEVDGAPARFASPTAAIRAGVALVPGNRLRDGVWIAGTAEENVTLPVIDRFFGLFGIRTKAVQQRAFELMGQVDVSPNRPDYAMAGFSGGNQQKVVFAKWLQLEPGVLLLDEPTQGVDPGAAKALLNDAMVAAAAGSAVVVFSGEHELLAAICHRVIVLHHGQVIAELGRDSLTEHALLEACEAAPSEISVAA
- a CDS encoding ABC transporter permease; this translates as MTTATPTRTSEPDLGKHDFTAPARQPFNWGGFTERWALVGGLLVLVLICMAVFPQFRTMSLFTTMVNAQSLVLLLGLTATVVLRLGDFDLSVAQTMVATGALVAQLTKMGVPSGLAVLVGLGLGVAVGLINALLVVRVGVDSFVATLGSFTALSGFAYLITNSRIISGIPDEFVNFSRSQLLGIPLISWYAWALVIVLWYVYQRTPLGRYSLFIGGNRNAARLSGVPVNRIRTGAYVVSGLLASFIGVCFIGYFGAVDPSVGSQYMLQPFAAAFLGATAIAVGRFNAFGTVAALYLLTVGITALQLLGAQTWVSNVFYGVALMVAVTAAKLAGSRRGGGHTR